A genomic region of Eucalyptus grandis isolate ANBG69807.140 chromosome 5, ASM1654582v1, whole genome shotgun sequence contains the following coding sequences:
- the LOC104444318 gene encoding 2-methylene-furan-3-one reductase, translated as MQKAWFYEEYGSKEVLKLGDFPFPTPQHNQIIVQVRAAALNPIDFKRRQRPIFPSDFPVVPGCDMAGVVVAKGTGVTKFDLGDAVYGNIQDFNAPGKLKQLGTLAEFIAVEETLVAMKPQNLSFEEAASLPLAVQTAMEGFVTADFKEGQTVFIVGGAGGVGTLAVQLAKNFYNASYVVATCSSAKVEFVKKLGADKVIDYTNTKYEEIKEKFDFLYDTIGDCKNSFVVAKDEAPIIDITWPPSHPRAVYSSLTVSGENLEMIRPYLENGKLKAIIDPTGPYAFTDVIEAFRYLETGRARGKVVISPFPTENAPRFVSRELGSNQMPERVALGTSVC; from the exons ATGCAGAAAGCTTGGTTTTACGAAGAGTATGGAAGTAAGGAAGTTCTCAAGCTGGGGGACTTCCCTTTTCCTACTCCCcaacataatcaaataattGTCCAAGTTCGAGCTGCTGCTTTGAATCCTATCGATTTTAAAAGACGCCAGCGTCCCATCTTTCCTTCAGACTTTCCT GTGGTTCCAGGCTGTGACATGGCGGGTGTGGTGGTGGCGAAAGGCACTGGTGTCACCAAGTTTGATTTAGGTGATGCAGTTTATGGGAATATTCAGGACTTCAATGCTCCTGGAAAGCTGAAGCAACTTGGGACACTGGCAGAATTTATTGCGGTCGAGGAGACCTTGGTAGCAATGAAACCCCAGAACCTGTCATTTGAGGAAGCCGCAAGTTTGCCATTAGCTGTTCAGACTGCAATGGAAGGGTTTGTAACAGCAGATTTCAAAGAGGGACAGACAGTTTTCATCGTTGGAGGTGCAGGTGGTGTTGGGACTTTAGCTGTTCAGCTGGCCAAGAACTTTTACAATGCTTCCTATGTTGTGGCAACATGTAGCTCGGCAAAGGTGGAGTTTGTCAAGAAACTGGGTGCCGACAAAGTTATCGACTACACAAATACCAAATATGAAGAAATCAAGGAGAAATTTGACTTTCTTTATGATACCATCG GGGACTGCAAGAACTCCTTTGTAGTTGCCAAGGATGAAGCTCCAATTATTGACATAACCTGGCCTCCGTCACACCCAAGGGCAGTCTATTCAAGCTTGACTGTTTCTGGAGAAAACCTGGAAATGATTAGGCCTTATTTAGAGAATGGAAAGCTCAAGGCCATCATCGATCCCACTGGACCTTATGCATTTACAGATGTCATTGAAGCTTTTCGATACTTGGAAACAGGAAGAGCTCGAGGAAAAGTTGTCATTTCTCCATTCCCCACAGAGAATGCTCCACGGTTCGTGTCACGGGAGCTTGGAAGCAACCAAATGCCCGAAAGGGTTGCTCTAGGGACATCTGTCTGCTGA
- the LOC104444321 gene encoding LOW QUALITY PROTEIN: fasciclin-like arabinogalactan protein 8 (The sequence of the model RefSeq protein was modified relative to this genomic sequence to represent the inferred CDS: inserted 1 base in 1 codon) gives MSALRPLAASLLLLLLCSAAAVSGHNITAILEGFPEYSLFSSYLSQTKLADEINSRQTITVLALDNGAMSALAGKKPLSVIKNELAVHVVLDYFDPQKLHQIPKGSTLSTTLYQTTGNAPGNTGFVNITDLQGGKVGFGAAAXGSKLDSSYTKSVKQIPYNISVLQISAPILVPAILAAPAPSASDTNVTALLEKAGCKTFAGLLVSSGVIKTYQSALEKGLTVFAPNDESFKAKGVPDVSKLSNAELVSLLLYHAVADYTPIGSLKTSNGPISTLATNGAGKYDFTVKTAGDSVALDTGVDSSRVASTVLDATPVAIFTVDSVLLPTELFGKSPSPAPAPEPMSAPSPSPVSPAPGPAVEAPSPLAASPPAPPTETPEWSPAAGPAVESANSRSDSAAGDSKAPTLLAAVVAVSATVVSSLLMS, from the exons ATGTCCGCACTCCGCCccctcgccgcctccctcctcctcctcctcctgtgctccgccgccgccgtctccgGCCACAACATCACCGCCATCCTCGAGGGCTTCCCCGAGTACTCCCTCTTCAGCTCCTACCTCAGCCAGACCAAGCTGGCCGACGAGATCAACAGCCGCCAGACCATCACCGTCCTCGCCCTCGACAACGGCGCCATGTCCGCCCTCGCCGGCAAGAAGCCCCTCTCCGTCATCAAGAACGAGCTCGCCGTCCACGTCGTCCTCGACTACTTCGACCCCCAGAAGCTCCACCAGATCCCCAAGGGCTCCACCCTCTCCACCACCCTGTACCAGACCACCGGGAACGCCCCCGGCAACACCGGCTTCGTCAACATCACCGACCTCCAGGGCGGCAAGGTGGGCTTCGGCGCCGCCG CCGGCTCCAAGCTCGACTCGTCGTACACCAAGTCGGTGAAGCAGATCCCCTACAACATCTCCGTCCTCCAGATCAGCGCCCCCATCCTGGTCCCGGCCATCCTCGCCGCCCCGGCGCCGTCGGCCTCGGACACGAACGTGACGGCGCTGCTCGAGAAGGCCGGGTGCAAGACGTTCGCGGGCCTCCTCGTCTCGAGCGGCGTCATCAAGACGTACCAGTCGGCGCTGGAGAAGGGCCTGACGGTGTTCGCGCCCAACGACGAGTCCTTCAAGGCCAAGGGCGTGCCCGACGTGAGCAAGCTCTCCAATGCCGAGCTCGTGTCGCTCCTGCTGTACCACGCGGTGGCGGACTACACCCCGATCGGGTCCCTGAAGACGAGCAACGGCCCGATCAGCACCCTCGCCACCAACGGCGCCGGGAAGTACGACTTCACCGTGAAGACCGCCGGCGACTCCGTCGCGCTCGACACCGGGGTCGACTCCTCGCGGGTGGCCAGCACCGTGCTCGACGCCACCCCCGTCGCGATCTTCACCGTCGACAGCGTCCTCCTCCCCACCGAGCTGTTCGGCAAGTCCCCGTCCCCCGCGCCGGCGCCGGAGCCCATGAGCGCTCCTTCCCCGTCGCCGGTGAGCCCAGCTCCAGGCCCCGCGGTGGAGGCCCCGTCGCCCCTGGCGGCATCGCCTCCTGCTCCGCCGACGGAGACGCCGGAGTGGTCCCCGGCGGCGGGCCCGGCGGTGGAGTCCGCGAACAGCAGGTCGGATAGCGCGGCCGG
- the LOC104444320 gene encoding uncharacterized protein LOC104444320: protein MMGSEVETLEERLKSSLVQLHAECAILERMVYKNKNQHRRCSYFQYLLKVRRDLRLLRSAKLEELLSSCFQVITGKKPKQKVHLLESLKWRKCDVGKPNFIEQLHGVARLLSQMVQPMLKAACEISILLARSFFMGFSMTILSLLARLRVLVQQILLDVVSVFNIVSSISQKKQSVKLTHEGVEVFREFYPTHRDYIMLECIWQTDKFILLESTYKNDGSNSAGDRENTSLGAPAIHYKSIDCSLEDERDSVPQKAEMGKAVEQALLQVEEEVTGSIPNASVPSGHEKQGNVSSEEEQNATTAQTPENEVSVDGGLLNDPSPSSDPSNMKSRTKKVAFVSIKKPSSSSNVDCNSNKTNVKSSNVENPFFNLHAGGNLRESLLDDD from the exons ATGATGGGTTCGGAGGTTGAAACGCTTGAGGAGAGATTGAAGTCTTCCTTGGTCCAGCTCCATGCGGAATGTGCCATTCTTGAAAGGATGGTGTACAAAAACAAGAACCAGCATAGGCGTTGCTCCTATTTCCAGTATCTTTTGAAG GTAAGAAGGGATCTGAGGCTTTTGCGGTCAGCTAAGCTGGAGGAATTATTAAGTTCTTGCTTTCAAGTAATAACTGGAAAGAAGCCCAAACAGAAAGTTCATCTTTTAGAAAG TCTAAAGTGGAGGAAGTGTGATGTTGGGAAGCCTAATTTTATTGAACAACTTCATGGCGTCGCACGACTACTGTCACAG ATGGTTCAACCAATGTTGAAGGCAGCATG CGAGATATCGATCTTACTTGCTCGATCATTTTTCATGGGATTTTCTATGACAATCTTGTCATTGCTAGCGCGTCTCAGAGTACTGGTTCAGCAA ATATTACTGGACGTTGTTTCAGTGTTCAACATTGTTTCTTCTATCTCACAGAAAAAGCAGTCTGTAAAATTAACGCATGAAGGAGTTGAG GTTTTTAGGGAGTTCTATCCAACACATCGAGATTATATAATGCTAGAGTGCATATGGCAAACTGATAAATTCATATTGCTAGAAAGCACATACAAGAATGACGGAAGCAATTCGGCTGGTGACAGAGAAAATACTTCACTAGGGGCACCTGCAATACACTACAAAAGCATCGACTGTTCTCTTGAAG ATGAACGCGACTCAGTCCCACAGAAGGCAGAGATGGGTAAAGCTGTCGAGCAAGCTCTGCTTCAGGTTGAAGAGGAGGTGACTGGATCTATTCCCAATGCCTCCGTGCCTAGTGGCCATGAGAAACAGGGAAATGTCTCGAGTGAGGAGGAGCAAAATGCAACAACTGCACAAACCCCTGAGAACGAGGTCTCTGTGGATGGCGGGCTTCTTAATGATCCGTCACCAAGTTCGGACCCTTCCAACATGAAGTCTAGAACCAAAAAGGTGGCCTTTGTTTCAATAAAGAAACCATCTTCATCGAGTAATGTGGATTGCAATTCAAACAAAACTAATGTGAAAAGCAGCAACGTCGAAAATCCattcttcaatttgcatgcagGCGGAAACCTTCGGGAATCACTTCTAGATGATGATTAG